The sequence GAAGAGTGAATATGTCAAAGTGGAAACTTCTAAACTTCATAACAGGAGAAGCAGAAATGTCCATATACATCAGCagaaggaataataataataatatttatgcATATACTCAAATAATTATTTCACTTCTTCATCACATTAAATCAGtgcaataaaaaaacacaattaTGTTTAGTGATGGCATTCTACAGAAGGGAGGCAAATTAAAAGGAAAACACAAGTTGATTTATTTAGATAGCACAGTATTAATactgtggcgattcgcggggaggcgaatcccgaaggaggggggtagcccagccggaccgtcacagccgggacgcgaacccggctctcccgcaccgcgtgtgacaacattaaccagtcgattaaagggtccgacccgttagccaaggggtgtctcccgcggtgcgggagagccgggttcacgtcccggctgcggcggttcctgtggttgcccccccccccccgaattcgctacaatatagatGTTACATGTCACATTTTGAAGCTCAGAATCTAAGAACTGTACCCAGGCGGGGCCTTGGAAGTCCTGAGTGAtgatctcaaacacacacacacacacacacacacacacacacacacacacacacacacacacacacacacacacaaaaagaaaaacaaaaaaactagttGAACTAGCCactagacttgacttgactcgttCAAACAGCCTCTCCTAATGACTGTCCTGCCATTTTGTTAGCACGCCCCCTGGCGTTTCGGAGAATACTGCAATAAACAACACGTTGAGCATAAACGCTTCTGTCCGCGGTCATAGTTCGCGCGCCATCGGCGGAGGCCCGCGCCGCGGTGTCTCGCACAAGCATGAACAAAACTTCACCGTGCCTGTCAGTCAGcccagtcactgaggatgcacaagccagtgcattcttagtgccggtcccaagccccgataaatggggagggttgcgtcaggaagggcatctggcataaaacctttgccaaatcaaatatgaggatTATAAATTAAGATTTTCATACCAGatcggctgaggcccgggttaccgatgactggaaactatactactgttgggcgaaggagaaaggggggggggcatttccagatgcagcgggagagggggaagggtaagagtgtggaggtgagagtgggaactttgaatgttggcactatgactggtaaagggagagagctggttgatatgatggagaccgggtggaaggggagtaaggcgagGAGCATCGacagtgggttcaaactcttctaccatggtgcggataggaggggaaatggggtaggggtaattctgaaggaagagtgtcttgggggtgaagagagtgtcggacagagtgaaaaacagcatTTCTTTTTCGAGGCAGGTCACAGAAGAGCGAATATGTCAAAGTGGAAACTTCTAAACTTCATAATAGGAGAAGCAAAAATGTCCATATACATCAGCAGAAGGAATAATAATGTTTACGTATATACTCATGTAGTATGTGCTATATTATGTATGTTatgtatagtagtagtggtactgcACGTCAGTCATAGATTCTGAACAAAAATTGTTTAAAAAGAGGGAAAATGTATGCCATTATCACAGCCTTTCTGACATGacaattatgatgatgatgatgatgatgatgggctgCCACTCGATAGATGTACTGGATGAGAGGACTAAGCTGAAGTGGCAAAAGAAAAAACGTGTGCACACGCATGTGCATGAGCCtgcaaatgtgcgtgtgtgtgtgtgtgtgtgtgtgtgtgtgtgtgtgtgtgtgtgcatgagcctgcacgtgtgtgtgtttgcatagggTCGTTGTTGGGCTTGGAACTGTGAACAGCGTCTCTCTGTCTCAGGTGGGGGTGGAATGCAGGAAGTGGGCGGCTGGCAGAGAACCATTCCACTCGAGGAgaagtagcgagagagagagagagagagagagagagagagagagagagagagagagagagggaagaaaagtACAGACAGAGGAGGAGTGAGGGATGTGCAGGGAAGAAACGAGGAAGGGCTGAGTTAGGATGAATaaattgtgtgcgtgcgtgcgtgagtctACTCCCCCTACTCTGCCTTTCAGAGCCAGCCAAGTGAGAGATTTAATCCTCTCCCTCGCCCCGGTGGCTGGCCCGCTCACAGACGAAGCAGAAGCCGAACGCTGGCTCACAGCACAGCAGTCCTGCCGAGGTCTGGTCCGCATGGCATCATGCACGCAGGTCAGCTCGCAGCACCAGCATGCCGACAGATACGCTCTGCTCCGGCTCTGCCTTTTTTATTTGAGCTTTGTCGTTGTTCATCGGAAACACCAGCAGTCCTCTGTGCCGTCAAAGCACAACTGACTTTCACTTCACACAATTATTTTAGAAGTCTCTGTGCCTTCAGGCGCATGTTTCCATAGCAGGTGGAGCAAAACCACCCGGGGGAAACGGATGTCTGTATTGGAGTGATccgagcacacatgcacacactgaaaACAGACTCACCCAAGGACACAaacatgcacgtgcatgcataCTGCTCATGCCCCCCTCAGGTGCCATATGTGGAGGCACTTCTGCAGACGGGTGGAGCCGAAGGACCAGAAATGAGAAATACGCTTAAAGGAAGAcgtgaaagaaaaaaaggaacgtGCAGCCAGACTGAAAAGATGGAGGATTTCATAACCGCTGCCCTTTTCGGTTCGTCGTGACATCAGGTTTGACCTGACTCAGCCACGTGAATCTGCCTCCAGTCCATAGGAACAGCAAAGCCTCAAGAGTCCTGGATAGACGCTGTGGCGCAggtggaaaaaaaataataataaagtaaaCGGAAGTATTTTCTATTTCCAGCAGAGAGAAGTGTGACAACCAAATGTTGCCGCACAGCAGAATCCTTTGTATCCACAGTTTTGGTGAAAGTAGACAGGTTAAATATGATTAATCCTCTTATTACGCCATCGGTTTTGGGATAATGTCACTAAATTTGCAGCTGGACTTTTGCGTCACTGTGGATGAAGTCATCCAaagggcatccatccatccatccatccatctgtccatctgtttacgtatgtatctatctatgtatgcatgcatccatccatccaacataTAACCTCTATACCATTTCCTTCTCTAGCACCTCCTCCGTTAACTCCTGTCCCCTTTTGCACTTGAGAGGACAGGATCTGAAAAAAATTAGATTTTCATAAGACTTTCTTGTGTTTGTGTTGACACAGTCcacactccaaaaaaaaaaaaagtaagcccATAAGTTAAAGCTTATGTATTTCAGTTACTTGTAAATGTTCCATCCAATTTGATCACGTAACTCCAATGTAAAATATGACATTTCAACCCATGTTTCTCCTTGAAGTGTCATATTTTACATTGGAGTTATGTGATCAAATTGGATGTAAAATTTACATGTAATTGAAATACATACGCTTTTATTTATGGGCTTAAATATTTTTGGAGTGCATTATAGAGATGTCCCTCACAAGAACACTATGGTCGTTTTTTTTCCCATCCAGTTTAATCAAAAGTATGAAACAGACTTGGGTCAAATAGACAGAAAGAGCAGAAACAGTGAAGGTTAAAGGGGAACAAAAATCACTGGAATGCTTGAAAGACAATTTCAGACATTGCAACTGAACTAACTCAGATTACATACGCTGTCAGAGTACAATCCTTCAAGGGAAAACGTTTAATTAGACCTTCCAGTACTTTCACAATTAAAGGATTCATTGCCTATCATCACCTACAAGCACTATAAGGTAGTAATTAAGTAATAACTGCATTTAATCTTTAACCATCGATTTCTAACTGTTGCTGGTGTGAACCTTGGGTGGTTTATTTACACACTGTATGCATGCATCATTAAATAACAGGTAGTGATGCGACCAAATCCTCCAGCCGGTTAACACGCTGTCGAAGCAGGCCTCACTCCTCGGGCGGGGGGTCAGAGTCGGGGACATCGAGTTTGAGCTCGTTGGCGATGGGGAAGTGGGCCCAGAAGGTTCTGGCCAGGTCTTCGATGCGGTCGTAGGCGGCCTGGGCTCTCAGTTCCTCCACCCACCCGAAGAAGTCTGAGGACCAGAGGTTCCAGTAGGGCATCATCCGcctccctctctcctcatccCGGTCTGTGTCTCCATCCATCTCTTCCGCTCCTGGAAGAAACAGAACGAGGAGGTAGAGACAATGTGTACACACGTTTTAAGCTATTTAACAAATCCATCGATGTAAACTGAAACAACTCGTCCATTTTTTTGGGAGGTAAAACAAGAACTtgtagtcttgatgcatgctcaataatctaggtacaatgctgtggttgcaactcttccccaaccctctgtgaatagtacacatggccatcgaaactacCATacttgatcatgaaactggtcgttggtttcggtcgttatacatctgtcgccatcttacaatgctgttattGCAACAATCCCTGATCCTCTGGGAATAGTTCACACGATCAGTGGTCGCACCCACATTTGCATGtggaactggtcgttggtttcggtcgttgtgcaactgtattgtttatgagggtggggatacctgctgtcagtttaaactgaagaggtccctgatgccccttttccactacatggtaccggttcAACTCGACTCGCCcatttttcgttttccattactggaaagtaccggcattttggtaacggtGACCacctttctggtaccacctttgtcgaggttccacaaaactggagcgggtaccaaaatcaatgcggacctctgattggtcagagaaacgcgtcacttcGTCATTTtacgtcactgcgtcatcaatacGCGTATGGGCCGTCACCCGGCGTTTTTAAATGCCGAAGCgcagttatcttaaaagtacatttggaAATTGAAACCAGGCGTCGccatgacgaccagctacacggAGAGGGTAAAgttacggtaatggaaagcgACACAGAAacgagtcgagctgagccggtaccgtccataaacgtgtccggatgaactgatccaacctgcTTTGATCAGGAACTTGTTGGTTTTATTTCTCTGCGGTTTATCGTGTAAATTTTGTGACATGTTTCTACAACGGCGCTCCGGAGACGCCACTGAAGTCAAAAGTGCTGAGTAGGCCAGGTGGAAAAAAGTGTTGAAGGTACATTcatgttgtaaactactaataaaacacgttagcccctaattaacgggtctgaccctttagccgagcggttagtgctgtcgccttgtggtgcagtactccccgtatcgaatcccgcaccgggcaagaaaataaccggttacaatgttTTAATAACGTCAAGCGATATGATTTACTCACTTATGTTATCGACGTGTGgctgacgtaacattttgccaaatcgttACGCGGGTTGactcaaatccgctgtggcgacccctggaaaACAGGGAACTAGCCGAAAAAAGACGTTACCGGTGTATGGACATGACCTCGGCCAGCCAGGCCCGTGATGAGGTCTGGCTGGGTAAAAATGGATGGCAAACGAAGACTGGTAATCAAGACATTTCAGGCCACAACAAAACACAGATTAACCTTTTAATGTAACGCCCGTACATATTCCCAACGCCCTCCTCTCAAACTCTTCTTTAGCTTGGAACTACTTTTTGTTGTTGAATAACGCCGGTGTATTACTACGCCCCGGAGCTTGGTTGCGTTTCTCGACTGGAGCGCGTTTTGTTTGGCTGGGGCTGCCCCATCTGCCGCCACGGCGAAGTCCCTGCACACACGACACCGCTGCTGATTAATCTTACTGTAGTGGACACTTAATGGACGCATGGACGCGGTTCACCATAGCCTGTCGTTCGTTGTGTTGTCCAATATGTTACGTGACTTTTTGGTGTTGAGCTCAGTGCGTAGTCATGGTAACACGGTGCCGGTActttgtgttttgttgtctgggcggcgccattgtgtgtgtgcgtgtgcgtgtgtgtgtgtgttgattggcAGTAAAGGACACACGCGCTGGTTTTATCAAAGCGAGAAGTTGTTCATCTCTGTTTTCTCGCAACTTCCCCAACGTCATCTTCTGTCAATAAACCCAAACCCCTCCTGTAAACTGCGCTGCAGGTTGAATGCTGACCTGTGGGCCCGAGGCCAGCagcgagcaggaggaggaggaggcagacccACGCAGGGGCGGACGGAGGGCGCATGCTTCACGGAAACCAAGGCTGGAAGACAGGAAAGACAAATAAACGTCAACCGGGCTGCTGAGGTTTGTAAGGCGTCTCTCCGTTTGTCCTTTAATCCCGCCTGTGTGTTTTATGGACGTTTGCCATCACGCCgcatattgtgtgtatgtgtgtgatgaggGTTCCGATTGTGTTCGCTGCTTTTGTTATTGGACAAATTTCAGAGTATGACAAATTTCCGTCCTTGCTTGCTTCTTTGTAATGTAAAACACTTTCTTGTGTGAGATGCGCTACATTCACTTTAATATCGttatagtcatcatcatcatcatcatcatcatcgctgtTCTGTTCTAGTCTATTGACTGTCCAGTAATTGTTAATTGATACAGGGAAACCACAACTTGTTTTTTTCAACTTACTAAGTGAcagtttaaagactaccacatctcATTGTCAGGCTTTAGTTGTTGTaatctgtaacgtgcatggataagaagacacgctggccactggctggcgggtctgaccctttggtcgagcggttagcgatgtctcctgcggtgcgggcaatacgggttcgcttcccggccgcggcagttcctgtggttgcgttgtccccccgaattcgctacaaatcTATTGTGTCATACAAAATTACATTAGCATCGAGACTTATTGTGTGACAATTGTATATTTCCCCCACAGACATGGGCTGCATTTTAACTTACTACACCTTAACTTGAATTACACTGATgtcagaaagaaaggaaaagcccTAAAGCATTGAGAAAACATATTTCTCATTATTCTCATTATTTCTCTTTGAGAAATAATTGACTGTTTCTGGACAGGGAATTATCTGTCTTACCTGTTGAGCATCCAGCGGTCCCGTCTGCCGTCCGTCTCCGACAGGCTGGTTTTCAGATGGCGACTGACTGACTGGAGTTGAGgacgacgaggaggaggaggagaggaaaccAGACATGTTTGTTTTTCTCAGCTGTCCTCTATAAACCCATCTCCCTCTCTGAAAGACGTCAGAAAGTCGTTTCTCACACCCCTCGTTGGCAGTGTGAACTGCCACCCAAGTGAAGGAGCGTTTTGGCCTGGGGAACAATATCCAACGCTGTCAATTTGTTTGCCCTTGTAAAAGTAAATGTCTTTCTGTGCCTAAAAATTGAAGGCAGGGAatgaggaggtcaaaggtcacaagCGAGCTGGCTTGGTTAAAAGTAGCATCTGGCCGTTCATCTTCATTACACATCACCATTAAGGAACAAAATTTATTTTAACACAATGAAAACTATAGTATTACAAACGGATGAtcccctgtggcgacccctaaagggagcagccaaaagtagtactagcagtagaa comes from Lampris incognitus isolate fLamInc1 chromosome 11, fLamInc1.hap2, whole genome shotgun sequence and encodes:
- the otos2 gene encoding otospiralin-like — translated: MLRQPHVDNIRAEEMDGDTDRDEERGRRMMPYWNLWSSDFFGWVEELRAQAAYDRIEDLARTFWAHFPIANELKLDVPDSDPPPEE